The following are from one region of the Salvia hispanica cultivar TCC Black 2014 chromosome 1, UniMelb_Shisp_WGS_1.0, whole genome shotgun sequence genome:
- the LOC125203753 gene encoding serine/threonine-protein kinase STY46-like isoform X1 encodes MAMEDVGSCRSRGEDQKPSAASRFQHKKAEVYNEVLRRLKEVGHLEAQEMDFDHQLWAHFNRLPPRYAMDVSLERAEDVLTHKRLLHLARDPANRPTFDVRLVQVVPASDGNLGDIEHSSSPRKDSIHPPPAFGSSPNLEALALQACKSEVQDGDIGADAVAKFRRPMHEITFSTIDRPKLLSQLTSLLAEVGLNIQEAHAFSTVDGYSLDVFVVDGWPFEEVDQLRAALEKKVLKTEKISWPNLELLPHLSEPQQIKIKCEYDQLTIPNDGTDVWEIDPQLLKFDSKVASGSYGDLYRGTYRSQDVAIKILKAERLNTELQQEFVQEVYIMRKIRHKNVVQFIGACTRPPNLCIVTEFMSGGSVYDFLHKQKGGFKLQGLLKVSIDVSKGMNFLHHNNIIHRDLKSANLLMDEKEVVKVGDFGVARVKAQTGVMTAETGTYRWMAPEVIEHKPYDHKADVFSFGVVVWELLTGKLPYEYLTPLQAAVAVVQRGLRPTIPRHTNEKLAELLERCWQRDPALRPDFSDITQILLTILKELVVRQVEEEGDGRKEKGGGFFSSLRRGHH; translated from the exons ATGGCGATGGAAGATGTAGGCAGTTGCAGAAGTAGGGGAGAGGATCAGAAACCGTCGGCGGCGAGCCGATTTCAGCACAAAAAGGCGGAGGTTTACAATGAGGTTTTGCGGCGGCTTAAGGAAGTCGGCCACTTGGAAGCTCAGGAAATGGATTTCGATCATCAGCTTTGGGCTCATTTCAATCGTCTTCCTCCTAG GTATGCGATGGATGTGAGCTTGGAGAGGGCGGAGGATGTTCTGACGCACAAGAGGCTCCTGCATCTGGCCCGTGATCCTGCTAATAGGCCCACTTTTGATGTCCGCCTAGTGCAG GTAGTGCCTGCCTCAGATGGAAATTTAGGAGATATAGAACATTCAAGTTCTCCAAGAAAGGACAG CATCCATCCACCACCTGCCTTTGGATCTTCTCCGAATCTTGAGGCACTTGCACTTCAAGCATGTAAATCAGAAGTGCAAGATGGAGATATTGGTGCAGATGCTGTTGCAAAGTTTAGAAG GCCCATGCATGAGATTACTTTCTCAACAATTGACAGACCGAAGCTCCTCAGTCAG CTGACTTCTTTATTAGCTGAAGTTGGGCTCAACATTCAGGAAGCACACGCCTTTTCAACTGTGGATGGATATTCACTTGATGTCTTTGTTGTTGACGGCTGGCCATTTGAG GAGGTTGATCAACTTCGGGCCGCACTTGAAAAAAAAGTTCTAAAGACTGAG AAAATATCATGGCCCAATCTAGAGTTGTTGCCTCATCTCAGTGAACCTCAACAGATAAAGATCAAATGTGAATATGATCAACTGACAATACCCAATGATGGTACTGATGTCTGGGAAATCGATCCTCAACTTCTGAAATTCGACTCCAAAGTAGCTTCAGGATCATATGGTGATTT ATACCGAGGTACTTACCGTAGTCAGGATGTCGCAATAAAGATTCTCAAGGCTGAGCGCTTAAATACAGAACTCCAACAGGAATTTGTTCAAGAAGTGTATATAATGAG AAAAATTCGTCACAAAAATGTGGTTCAATTTATTGGGGCATGCACCAGACCTCCAAACTTGTGCATAGTTACAG AATTCATGTCTGGAGGGAGTGTATACGACTTTCTGCACAAGCAAAAGGGTGGTTTTAAGCTTCAAGGATTACTTAAAGTTTCGATTGATGTTTCAAAGGGAATGAACTTTTTGCATCACAACAATATAATTCACAGGGACTTAAAGAGTGCAAATCTTTTGATGGACGAAAAGGAA GTGGTTAAAGTGGGCGATTTTGGAGTGGCGAGAGTGAAGGCACAAACAGGTGTGATGACAGCTGAAACCGGAACATACCGGTGGATGGCCCCCGAG GTGATCGAGCATAAGCCCTACGATCACAAAGCCGATGTGTTCAGTTTTGGAGTGGTAGTATGGGAATTACTTACAGGAAAG CTTCCGTACGAGTATCTCACCCCTTTACAAGCAGCTGTTGCGGTGGTCCAAAGG GGTCTCCGGCCAACCATCCCGAGACATACAAATGAGAAGCTTGCTGAGCTACTTGAGAGATGCTGGCAGAGAGATCCAGCTCTAAGACCGGACTTCTCTGATATAACTCAAATCTTACTCACAATTTTGAAGgag TTGGTTGTGCGACAGGTTGAAGAGGAAGGAGATGGACGAAAGGAGAAAGGTGGAGGATTCTTTTCTTCCCTGAGACGCGGCCATCACTAG
- the LOC125203753 gene encoding serine/threonine-protein kinase STY46-like isoform X2 — MAMEDVGSCRSRGEDQKPSAASRFQHKKAEVYNEVLRRLKEVGHLEAQEMDFDHQLWAHFNRLPPRYAMDVSLERAEDVLTHKRLLHLARDPANRPTFDVRLVQVVPASDGNLGDIEHSSSPRKDSIHPPPAFGSSPNLEALALQACKSEVQDGDIGADAVAKFRRPMHEITFSTIDRPKLLSQLTSLLAEVGLNIQEAHAFSTVDGYSLDVFVVDGWPFEEVDQLRAALEKKVLKTEKISWPNLELLPHLSEPQQIKIKCEYDQLTIPNDGTDVWEIDPQLLKFDSKVASGSYGDLYRGTYRSQDVAIKILKAERLNTELQQEFVQEVYIMRKIRHKNVVQFIGACTRPPNLCIVTEFMSGGSVYDFLHKQKGGFKLQGLLKVSIDVSKGMNFLHHNNIIHRDLKSANLLMDEKEVVKVGDFGVARVKAQTGVMTAETGTYRWMAPEVIEHKPYDHKADVFSFGVVVWELLTGKLPYEYLTPLQAAVAVVQRGLRPTIPRHTNEKLAELLERCWQRDPALRPDFSDITQILLTILKEVEEEGDGRKEKGGGFFSSLRRGHH, encoded by the exons ATGGCGATGGAAGATGTAGGCAGTTGCAGAAGTAGGGGAGAGGATCAGAAACCGTCGGCGGCGAGCCGATTTCAGCACAAAAAGGCGGAGGTTTACAATGAGGTTTTGCGGCGGCTTAAGGAAGTCGGCCACTTGGAAGCTCAGGAAATGGATTTCGATCATCAGCTTTGGGCTCATTTCAATCGTCTTCCTCCTAG GTATGCGATGGATGTGAGCTTGGAGAGGGCGGAGGATGTTCTGACGCACAAGAGGCTCCTGCATCTGGCCCGTGATCCTGCTAATAGGCCCACTTTTGATGTCCGCCTAGTGCAG GTAGTGCCTGCCTCAGATGGAAATTTAGGAGATATAGAACATTCAAGTTCTCCAAGAAAGGACAG CATCCATCCACCACCTGCCTTTGGATCTTCTCCGAATCTTGAGGCACTTGCACTTCAAGCATGTAAATCAGAAGTGCAAGATGGAGATATTGGTGCAGATGCTGTTGCAAAGTTTAGAAG GCCCATGCATGAGATTACTTTCTCAACAATTGACAGACCGAAGCTCCTCAGTCAG CTGACTTCTTTATTAGCTGAAGTTGGGCTCAACATTCAGGAAGCACACGCCTTTTCAACTGTGGATGGATATTCACTTGATGTCTTTGTTGTTGACGGCTGGCCATTTGAG GAGGTTGATCAACTTCGGGCCGCACTTGAAAAAAAAGTTCTAAAGACTGAG AAAATATCATGGCCCAATCTAGAGTTGTTGCCTCATCTCAGTGAACCTCAACAGATAAAGATCAAATGTGAATATGATCAACTGACAATACCCAATGATGGTACTGATGTCTGGGAAATCGATCCTCAACTTCTGAAATTCGACTCCAAAGTAGCTTCAGGATCATATGGTGATTT ATACCGAGGTACTTACCGTAGTCAGGATGTCGCAATAAAGATTCTCAAGGCTGAGCGCTTAAATACAGAACTCCAACAGGAATTTGTTCAAGAAGTGTATATAATGAG AAAAATTCGTCACAAAAATGTGGTTCAATTTATTGGGGCATGCACCAGACCTCCAAACTTGTGCATAGTTACAG AATTCATGTCTGGAGGGAGTGTATACGACTTTCTGCACAAGCAAAAGGGTGGTTTTAAGCTTCAAGGATTACTTAAAGTTTCGATTGATGTTTCAAAGGGAATGAACTTTTTGCATCACAACAATATAATTCACAGGGACTTAAAGAGTGCAAATCTTTTGATGGACGAAAAGGAA GTGGTTAAAGTGGGCGATTTTGGAGTGGCGAGAGTGAAGGCACAAACAGGTGTGATGACAGCTGAAACCGGAACATACCGGTGGATGGCCCCCGAG GTGATCGAGCATAAGCCCTACGATCACAAAGCCGATGTGTTCAGTTTTGGAGTGGTAGTATGGGAATTACTTACAGGAAAG CTTCCGTACGAGTATCTCACCCCTTTACAAGCAGCTGTTGCGGTGGTCCAAAGG GGTCTCCGGCCAACCATCCCGAGACATACAAATGAGAAGCTTGCTGAGCTACTTGAGAGATGCTGGCAGAGAGATCCAGCTCTAAGACCGGACTTCTCTGATATAACTCAAATCTTACTCACAATTTTGAAGgag GTTGAAGAGGAAGGAGATGGACGAAAGGAGAAAGGTGGAGGATTCTTTTCTTCCCTGAGACGCGGCCATCACTAG